A region from the Poecilia reticulata strain Guanapo linkage group LG12, Guppy_female_1.0+MT, whole genome shotgun sequence genome encodes:
- the LOC103473195 gene encoding G protein-coupled receptor kinase 6-like: protein MDIDNMVQNSALVRAREGGGSKGRSWRWKELLRFPHISECRELAKTIERDFYDLCVYQPIGKKLFHLYCMTRQELHNYILLLDALEAFETKTDEERHSFGLYIINTFIRSQANHCVPSLTKHEQNYINSLELDPCGDVFHKCKEFLHEYLSQEPFTQYQFSMHFDRFLQWKHLERRPITKNDFREYRLLGKGGFGEVWACQVRATGMMYACKKLEKTHVKKWQGEHMALNEKELLEEVDSRFVVNLAYAYETKHSLCMVLTMMSGGDLRFHIHNMAKNGLAMDRVYFYAAEVCCGLIHLHQKSIVYRDLKPENILLDDNGHIRISDLGLAVKLEDGDLVHGRVGTLYYMAPEVISKEEYNTSPDWWGLGCLIYEMIAGKSPFRERGERPKSSEVEKRIKSKPVEYNEKFSKDAVDICNGLLNRDPKHRLGCRGSGGKEVKSHPFFRQINFRMLEAGLVEPSFKPDPRLVYCDDVQDIEEFCALKGVVLNQSDGEFYAKFNTGSVPRSWQNELIDTGCFEELNIFGPMGSRPPDLDWSLAPRSPKAKQGLLRRMFRRHERHLSDPADDGKHCQPNGDVSSTL from the exons ATGGACATTGACAACATGGTGCAAAACAGCGCTCTTGTTAGAGCAAGAGAAG GTGGAGGAAGCAAAGGCAGGAGCTGGAGATGGAAAGAACTGCTTCGCTTTCCCCACATCAGCGAGTGCAGGGAGCTAGCAAAGACCATCG AACGAGACTTCTATGATTTATGTGTCTATCAGCCTATTGGCAAGAAGCTCTTTCATCTCTACTGTATGACTCGGCAAGAACTGCACAACTACATATTGCTCCTGGATGCTTTg GAAGCCTTTGAAACAAAGACAGATGAGGAAAGGCACAGCTTTGGGCTTTACATCATCAACACATTCATCAGAAGTCAG GCCAACCATTGTGTGCCTTCTTTAACAAAGCACGAACAAAACTACATCAACAGTTTGGAGCTTGATCCCTGTGGAGACGTCTTTCATAAATGCAAAGA ATTCCTGCATGAATACCTCAGTCAAGAGCCCTTCACACAGTACCAGTTCAGCATGCACTTTGACCGCTTTCTACAGTGGAAGCATCTGGAGAG gCGGCCAATCACCAAAAACGATTTCAGAGAGTACAGGCTACTGGGGAAAGGAGGCTTTGGAGAG GTTTGGGCTTGTCAGGTACGAGCCACAGGAATGATGTATGCCTGCAAGAAGCTGGAAAAGACTCACGTAAAGAAATGGCAAGGAGAACACATGGCACTCAACGAAAAGGAGCTACTAGAGGAGGTGGACAGCCGATTTGTG GTCAATCTTGCATATGCTTATGAGACCAAACACAGTCTCTGCATGGTTTTAACCATGATGAGCGGCGGTGACCTGCGGTTTCACATTCACAATATGGCAAAGAACGGCTTAGCCATGGACAGAGTTTATTTCTATGCCGCAGAAGTCTGCTGTGGTTTAATTCACCTCCACCAGAAGTCGATAGTTTACAG AGACCTCAAACCTGAAAATATTCTCCTGGATGACAACG GACACATCCGCATCTCTGACCTGGGCTTGGCAGTGAAGCTGGAGGACGGGGATCTGGTGCACGGCAGGGTCGGCACATTATACTACATGG CACCTGAGGTGATCAGCAAAGAGGAATATAACACGAGTCCTGACTGGTGGGGCCTCGGCTGCCTGATTTATGAAATGATTGCGGGGAAGTCTCCCTTCAGGGAGCGAGGCGAGCGCCCCAAATCCTCAGAAGTGGAGAAAAGGATTAAATCAAAACCTGTGGAATACAATGAGAAGTTCAGCAAGGATGCCGTAGACATCTGCAACGGC ctgctgAACAGGGATCCAAAACACAGACTGGGCTGTCGAGGATCAGGAGGGAAAGAAGTGAAGTCTCATCCCTTCTTCCGACAAATCAACTTCCGGATGCTGGAAGCAGGACTGGTGGAGCCTTCTTTCAAACCAGAC CCCAGACTGGTGTACTGCGATGACGTGCAGGATATCGAGGAGTTCTGCGCACTGAAGGGAGTCGTTCTGAACCAGTCAGACGGCGAGTTCTACGCCAAATTCAACACGGGAAGCGTTCCGAGGAGCTGGCAAAATGAA CTCATAGATACGGGATGCTTCGaagaactgaacatttttggTCCAATGGGATCTCGACCTCCAGACCTGGACTGGTCCCTGGCCCCTAGGAGCCCCAAAGCCAAGCAGGGCCTATTGCGTCGTATGTTCCGCAGACATGAAAGA CACCTCTCAGATCCAGCAGATGATGGTAAACATTGCCAGCCCAATGGAGATGTCAGCTCAACTCTCTAA
- the ash2l gene encoding set1/Ash2 histone methyltransferase complex subunit ASH2 isoform X1, giving the protein MASELQAGTVAAAEKDLAVGDASFVEQPPSMDTESSSGKEGMEATGDGSEAADALTGSGDEESGRQLGEVELQCALCMKWFTAETFGIETATCLPFMTNYVFHCNVCHHSGNTYFLRKQANLKEMCLTALANLTWRSRTQDEHPKTMFSKDKDIIPFIDKHWECMTTRQRPGKLTWPNNIVKTMSKERDVFLVKEHPDPGSKDPEEEYPKFGLLDQDLGSIGPSYDTQKQTTGTPAAGGLNGGSSFSGALAPGPGKGRGAKRKQQQQQEGTTAGATKRTRSDPLFSAQRLPPHGYPLEHPFNKDGYRYILAEPDPHAPDPEKLELDCWAGKPIPGDLYRACLYERVLLALHDRAPQLKISDDRLTVTGEKGYSMVRASHGVRKGAWYFEVTVDDMPPETAARLGWSQPLGNLQAPLGYDKFSYSWRSKKGTRFHQSVGKHYSSSYGQGDTLGFFIELPDETETAKALPDTYKDKALIKFKSYLYFEEKDYVDKAEKSLKSVNPSRMLFYKNGVNQGVAFENLFEGIYFPAISLYKSCTVSVNFGPQFKYPPKDIKYQPMSDMGWGAVIEHTLADMLYHVETEVDGRRSPPWEG; this is encoded by the exons ATGGCGTCTGAATTGCAGGCGGGTACCgtagctgcagcagaaaaggaCTTGGCTGTCGG GGATGCCTCCTTTGTTGAACAGCCTCCCAGTATGGATACAGAGTCATCAAGTGGCAAAGAGGGGAtg GAAGCTACTGGCGATGGCTCAGAAGCCGCCGATGCTCTGACAGGATCCGGGGATGAGGAGAGCGGGCGGCAGCTCGGGGAGGTGGAGCTGCAGTGCGCCTTGTGCATGAAGTGGTTCACGGCAGAAACATTTGGGATCGAAACCGC GACATGTCTTCCCTTCATGACCAATTATGTGTTTCACTGCAATGTCTGCCATCACAGCGGCAACACATACTTCCTCAGGAAACAAGCCA ACTTGAAGGAAATGTGCCTCACAGCTTTGGCGAACCTCACATGGAGGTCCAGAACACAAGATGAGCATCCTAAGACCATGTTCTCCAAAGATAAG GATATCATACCATTTATTGATAAGCACTGGGAATGCATGACGACCCGTCAGAGACCGGGGAAGCTCACCTGGCCCAACAACATAGTGAAGACGATG AGCAAAGAGCGAGATGTGTTTCTTGTGAAAGAACACCCTGACCCCGGCAGTAAGGATCCGGAGGAGGAGTACCCCAAGTTTGGCCTTTTAGATCAG GACCTGGGAAGCATAGGACCCTCATATGACACTCAGAAACAGACCACTGGAACCCCAGCAGCCGGTGGGCTCAATG GTGGATCTTCTTTCTCAg GTGCTCTGGCCCCTGGCCCTGGAAAAGGAAGGGGGGCCAAAcgtaaacagcagcagcagcaggagggaaCGACTGCCGGAGCGACAAAGAGAACCAGGAG TGACCCGTTGTTCTCAGCCCAGAGGCTGCCCCCTCATGGTTACCCACTGGAACACCCATTCAACAAAGATGGCTATCGCTACATCCTGGCAGAGCCAGACCCTCATGCTCCTGACCCCGAGAAACTGGAGCTGGACTGCTGGGCTGGAAAACCCATTCCTGGTGATCTGTACCGGGCCTGTCTGTATGAGAGGGTGCTGCTGGCCTTACATGACAGAG CACCTCAGCTGAAGATCTCAGATGACCGGCTGACGGTGACGGGGGAGAAGGGCTATTCCATGGTCCGGGCTTCACACGGCGTGAGGAAAGGAGCCTGGTACTTTGAGGTGACCGTGGATGATATGCCCCCAGAGACGGCAGCTAGACTGGGCTGGTCTCAACCGCTTG GCAACCTTCAGGCTCCTCTGGGTTATGACAAGTTCAGCTACTCTTGGCGGAGTAAGAAGGGGACTCGCTTTCACCAGTCGGTAGGGAAGCATTACTCCTCAAGCTATGGTCAGGGGGACACACTGGGCTTCTTCATAGAGCTGCCTGATGAAACGGAGACAGCAAAGGCTCTTCCAGACACATACAAGGATAAG GCACTTATTAAATTCAAGAGCTACCTGTACTTTGAGGAGAAGGACTATGTGGACAAAGCGGAGAAAAGCCTGAAGTCGGTGAATCCCAGCAGG ATGTTGTTCTATAAAAACGGTGTTAACCAAGGAGTTGCCTTTGAGAACCTCTTTGAAGGCATCTACTTTCCTGCAATCTCCTTGTACAAGAGCTGTACG GTTTCTGTCAACTTTGGTCCTCAATTCAAATACCCACCTAAGGACATTAAATACCAACCG ATGAGTGACATGGGCTGGGGTGCAGTGATCGAGCACACGCTGGCGGATATGCTATACCACGTTGAGACGGAGGTGGACGGACGCCGCAGCCCGCCATGGGAGGGATAA
- the ash2l gene encoding set1/Ash2 histone methyltransferase complex subunit ASH2 isoform X2 has product MASELQAGTVAAAEKDLAVGDASFVEQPPSMDTESSSGKEGMEATGDGSEAADALTGSGDEESGRQLGEVELQCALCMKWFTAETFGIETATCLPFMTNYVFHCNVCHHSGNTYFLRKQANLKEMCLTALANLTWRSRTQDEHPKTMFSKDKDIIPFIDKHWECMTTRQRPGKLTWPNNIVKTMSKERDVFLVKEHPDPGSKDPEEEYPKFGLLDQDLGSIGPSYDTQKQTTGTPAAGGLNGALAPGPGKGRGAKRKQQQQQEGTTAGATKRTRSDPLFSAQRLPPHGYPLEHPFNKDGYRYILAEPDPHAPDPEKLELDCWAGKPIPGDLYRACLYERVLLALHDRAPQLKISDDRLTVTGEKGYSMVRASHGVRKGAWYFEVTVDDMPPETAARLGWSQPLGNLQAPLGYDKFSYSWRSKKGTRFHQSVGKHYSSSYGQGDTLGFFIELPDETETAKALPDTYKDKALIKFKSYLYFEEKDYVDKAEKSLKSVNPSRMLFYKNGVNQGVAFENLFEGIYFPAISLYKSCTVSVNFGPQFKYPPKDIKYQPMSDMGWGAVIEHTLADMLYHVETEVDGRRSPPWEG; this is encoded by the exons ATGGCGTCTGAATTGCAGGCGGGTACCgtagctgcagcagaaaaggaCTTGGCTGTCGG GGATGCCTCCTTTGTTGAACAGCCTCCCAGTATGGATACAGAGTCATCAAGTGGCAAAGAGGGGAtg GAAGCTACTGGCGATGGCTCAGAAGCCGCCGATGCTCTGACAGGATCCGGGGATGAGGAGAGCGGGCGGCAGCTCGGGGAGGTGGAGCTGCAGTGCGCCTTGTGCATGAAGTGGTTCACGGCAGAAACATTTGGGATCGAAACCGC GACATGTCTTCCCTTCATGACCAATTATGTGTTTCACTGCAATGTCTGCCATCACAGCGGCAACACATACTTCCTCAGGAAACAAGCCA ACTTGAAGGAAATGTGCCTCACAGCTTTGGCGAACCTCACATGGAGGTCCAGAACACAAGATGAGCATCCTAAGACCATGTTCTCCAAAGATAAG GATATCATACCATTTATTGATAAGCACTGGGAATGCATGACGACCCGTCAGAGACCGGGGAAGCTCACCTGGCCCAACAACATAGTGAAGACGATG AGCAAAGAGCGAGATGTGTTTCTTGTGAAAGAACACCCTGACCCCGGCAGTAAGGATCCGGAGGAGGAGTACCCCAAGTTTGGCCTTTTAGATCAG GACCTGGGAAGCATAGGACCCTCATATGACACTCAGAAACAGACCACTGGAACCCCAGCAGCCGGTGGGCTCAATG GTGCTCTGGCCCCTGGCCCTGGAAAAGGAAGGGGGGCCAAAcgtaaacagcagcagcagcaggagggaaCGACTGCCGGAGCGACAAAGAGAACCAGGAG TGACCCGTTGTTCTCAGCCCAGAGGCTGCCCCCTCATGGTTACCCACTGGAACACCCATTCAACAAAGATGGCTATCGCTACATCCTGGCAGAGCCAGACCCTCATGCTCCTGACCCCGAGAAACTGGAGCTGGACTGCTGGGCTGGAAAACCCATTCCTGGTGATCTGTACCGGGCCTGTCTGTATGAGAGGGTGCTGCTGGCCTTACATGACAGAG CACCTCAGCTGAAGATCTCAGATGACCGGCTGACGGTGACGGGGGAGAAGGGCTATTCCATGGTCCGGGCTTCACACGGCGTGAGGAAAGGAGCCTGGTACTTTGAGGTGACCGTGGATGATATGCCCCCAGAGACGGCAGCTAGACTGGGCTGGTCTCAACCGCTTG GCAACCTTCAGGCTCCTCTGGGTTATGACAAGTTCAGCTACTCTTGGCGGAGTAAGAAGGGGACTCGCTTTCACCAGTCGGTAGGGAAGCATTACTCCTCAAGCTATGGTCAGGGGGACACACTGGGCTTCTTCATAGAGCTGCCTGATGAAACGGAGACAGCAAAGGCTCTTCCAGACACATACAAGGATAAG GCACTTATTAAATTCAAGAGCTACCTGTACTTTGAGGAGAAGGACTATGTGGACAAAGCGGAGAAAAGCCTGAAGTCGGTGAATCCCAGCAGG ATGTTGTTCTATAAAAACGGTGTTAACCAAGGAGTTGCCTTTGAGAACCTCTTTGAAGGCATCTACTTTCCTGCAATCTCCTTGTACAAGAGCTGTACG GTTTCTGTCAACTTTGGTCCTCAATTCAAATACCCACCTAAGGACATTAAATACCAACCG ATGAGTGACATGGGCTGGGGTGCAGTGATCGAGCACACGCTGGCGGATATGCTATACCACGTTGAGACGGAGGTGGACGGACGCCGCAGCCCGCCATGGGAGGGATAA